A single genomic interval of Hominilimicola fabiformis harbors:
- a CDS encoding helix-turn-helix transcriptional regulator, giving the protein MGKSFNQKLKLLYIMQMLKENTDENHAMSANDIISALAKQGISAERKSIYDDIERLKLFGCDILSRRSEPKGYYLASRDFEIAELKLLVDAVQSSKFITEKKSNQLIHKIEQLASRHEAQTLQRQVVVSNRIKTMNESIFYNIDKLHSAISSDVKITFKYCSWTLAKKLEPKKDGANYTVSPYILIWDDENYYLIGFDDDSKEIRHYRVDKMLNITITAEKRDGGDQFSKFDIGNYSKRTFGMFAGDENTLEIEFDNNLIGVVMDRFGKDIILNSNTENTFVAKLNVNISSQFYGWLAGLGTGVKILSPQSEAEKYLKYIKDISSKYTHF; this is encoded by the coding sequence ATGGGGAAATCATTTAATCAAAAGCTGAAATTACTGTACATAATGCAGATGTTAAAGGAAAATACAGACGAAAATCACGCAATGTCCGCAAATGATATTATTTCGGCACTTGCCAAGCAAGGTATAAGTGCCGAACGCAAGAGCATTTATGATGACATTGAACGGCTTAAATTATTCGGTTGCGATATTTTGAGCAGAAGAAGTGAGCCGAAAGGATATTATCTTGCGTCAAGAGATTTTGAAATTGCAGAATTGAAGTTATTGGTTGACGCAGTTCAATCTTCAAAATTCATTACAGAAAAGAAATCAAATCAGTTAATTCACAAAATCGAACAGCTCGCCAGCCGTCATGAGGCTCAAACGCTTCAAAGACAAGTCGTTGTTTCAAACAGAATTAAGACGATGAATGAGAGTATCTTCTATAATATAGATAAACTTCATTCCGCAATATCTTCAGATGTTAAAATCACTTTCAAATATTGTTCATGGACGCTTGCCAAAAAGCTTGAACCGAAAAAGGACGGTGCAAATTACACCGTAAGTCCGTATATTTTGATATGGGACGATGAAAATTACTATCTGATTGGTTTTGATGATGATAGCAAAGAAATACGCCATTACCGCGTAGACAAAATGCTTAACATAACAATAACCGCCGAAAAACGTGACGGCGGTGACCAATTCAGCAAATTCGATATAGGAAACTATTCAAAAAGAACATTCGGTATGTTTGCAGGTGACGAAAACACACTCGAAATTGAATTTGACAACAACCTTATCGGTGTTGTTATGGATAGATTCGGCAAGGATATTATTTTAAACTCAAATACCGAAAATACGTTCGTTGCCAAATTAAATGTAAATATCAGTTCACAGTTTTACGGTTGGCTTGCAGGACTCGGAACAGGTGTAAAAATCCTTTCTCCGCAGTCTGAAGCCGAAAAATATTTAAAATATATTAAGGATATATCCTCAAAATATACACATTTTTGA
- a CDS encoding HPr family phosphocarrier protein, producing MKQFSYTIQGEHGLHARCAGKLVQKAQNFTSNISIEYNQRIENLKRLFTITCLGISKGDFVTVKVEGNDETEAANVLENYFKENL from the coding sequence ATGAAACAATTTTCTTATACAATTCAAGGTGAACACGGACTTCACGCCAGATGTGCCGGCAAACTCGTACAAAAAGCACAAAATTTTACGTCGAACATTAGCATTGAATATAACCAGAGAATTGAAAACTTAAAAAGACTTTTTACAATAACTTGTCTTGGCATCAGTAAAGGTGATTTCGTTACAGTCAAAGTTGAAGGTAACGACGAAACTGAAGCCGCAAATGTTCTTGAAAATTATTTTAAAGAAAATCTTTAA
- a CDS encoding GatB/YqeY domain-containing protein, which yields MSLKEKLAEDLKSSMKNKDTVRKNTVQLVRTAILQVEKDNKVTLDDEDILEVIAKQLKQRKDSLPEYEKSGREDLISQLKQEMECLMEYLPKQLTEDELRPIVEEGVKAVGATSMKDMGKVMEYVMPKVKGRADGKAVSTIAKSLFN from the coding sequence ATGTCTTTAAAGGAAAAATTAGCAGAAGATCTAAAATCGTCAATGAAAAACAAAGACACTGTACGCAAAAATACAGTACAACTTGTCCGTACTGCAATATTGCAGGTTGAAAAGGACAACAAAGTAACTCTTGATGACGAGGATATTTTGGAGGTAATTGCAAAGCAATTAAAGCAACGCAAGGACTCTCTTCCTGAATATGAAAAGAGTGGCAGAGAGGATTTAATCTCTCAGTTAAAACAGGAAATGGAATGCTTGATGGAATATCTTCCTAAACAGCTTACAGAGGACGAGCTACGTCCGATTGTAGAAGAAGGCGTTAAAGCAGTAGGAGCAACCTCCATGAAAGACATGGGTAAGGTTATGGAATACGTTATGCCGAAAGTTAAGGGAAGAGCAGACGGAAAAGCAGTCAGCACGATTGCTAAAAGTTTGTTTAACTAA
- the rpsU gene encoding 30S ribosomal protein S21, translated as MSEVRVKDNESLDSALRRFKRQCAKSGVMSEIRKREHYEKPSVKRKKKSEAARKRKF; from the coding sequence ATGTCTGAAGTAAGAGTAAAAGATAATGAATCATTAGATAGCGCACTTCGCAGATTCAAGCGTCAATGTGCTAAGTCAGGTGTCATGTCTGAAATCAGAAAGCGTGAGCACTATGAAAAGCCAAGCGTAAAGCGTAAAAAGAAATCAGAAGCTGCAAGAAAAAGAAAGTTCTAA
- a CDS encoding N-acetylmuramoyl-L-alanine amidase → MIVGINCGHTVSGTVGSGAVGFLNESNETRRVGYKVMEYLRAKGVTVVDCTDDYSSTVSGNLKKIVDKANAQPLDLFVSIHFNSGGGRGTEVYTYNGEVFKQAELVCENMAELGFINRGIKNGSNLYVIRRSNARSMLIEVCFVDTESDADLYNEVGADRIAEAISDAIVGEKMEEELTMSQYEELKQMISEQTARVDVLQNEVYKIENPMIYNYIDDNMPDWAKEAVRWCVDNGIIVGTGSGLGLDDTKLWTCVVMYRLSKTLK, encoded by the coding sequence ATGATAGTAGGAATAAATTGCGGACACACTGTCAGCGGTACAGTCGGCAGCGGTGCGGTCGGATTCCTTAACGAAAGCAACGAAACGCGCCGAGTCGGTTATAAAGTAATGGAGTATCTCAGGGCAAAAGGTGTTACGGTGGTTGATTGCACTGATGATTATTCTTCTACGGTAAGCGGAAATTTGAAAAAGATTGTTGATAAAGCAAATGCACAGCCGCTTGATTTGTTCGTTTCGATACACTTTAACAGCGGCGGCGGCAGAGGAACTGAGGTTTATACCTATAACGGAGAAGTTTTTAAACAAGCGGAGCTGGTATGTGAAAATATGGCGGAGCTTGGGTTTATAAACAGAGGTATAAAAAACGGCTCAAATTTGTATGTCATTCGCAGAAGTAATGCGAGGTCGATGCTTATAGAAGTGTGCTTTGTCGACACCGAATCGGACGCGGATTTATATAATGAAGTCGGCGCAGACAGAATTGCCGAGGCAATAAGTGACGCGATAGTCGGCGAAAAAATGGAGGAGGAACTTACAATGTCGCAATATGAAGAATTAAAACAAATGATTTCGGAACAGACTGCAAGAGTTGATGTTTTGCAGAATGAGGTTTACAAAATCGAAAATCCTATGATTTATAATTATATCGATGATAATATGCCCGACTGGGCAAAAGAGGCTGTTCGGTGGTGCGTGGATAACGGTATAATTGTCGGCACAGGCAGCGGATTGGGGCTTGATGATACAAAACTTTGGACCTGCGTAGTGATGTATCGTTTGTCAAAAACATTGAAATAA
- a CDS encoding phage holin family protein, whose product MDKIFNWTSTVIGIVGGYFAAIFGQWDSILWALLVIMVLDCLTGVIKAIYTKTMSSEIGFKGLLKKITILIIVALSNVLQQITGDNVAIREIVIMFYVANEGISVLENVAVIYPRMPKSIKDILLQIRDSNSADSE is encoded by the coding sequence ATGGATAAGATTTTTAATTGGACAAGTACGGTTATCGGAATTGTGGGCGGATATTTCGCCGCAATTTTCGGTCAATGGGACAGTATTTTGTGGGCACTGTTGGTGATAATGGTGCTTGACTGTTTGACAGGTGTTATTAAAGCAATTTATACAAAAACAATGTCAAGTGAGATTGGGTTTAAAGGATTACTCAAAAAGATTACTATATTAATTATAGTAGCACTTTCAAATGTTCTGCAACAGATTACAGGTGACAATGTTGCAATTCGGGAAATAGTTATTATGTTTTACGTAGCGAATGAGGGTATAAGTGTGTTGGAAAATGTGGCGGTGATTTACCCGCGAATGCCGAAATCAATAAAAGATATATTGCTCCAAATTCGTGACAGTAACAGTGCGGACAGTGAGTGA